GCTTCAAACAGTTTGTCGATGAAGCCGCTCTGATCCAGCCGGCGAAGGATCCGATCGTCGACCATCTCTTCGACCTTCACCTTCTGGGCGGCCGGGGTCTGCGTCTTCATCAGCCGCTGGATATTGCGCAGCCCGTCGATCGACGGATACGGCCGCCGGTCCACGCTCTTCATGACGTCCTGATAGCCCTCCTCGGCGACCGCCGGATCGGACAGCTTGAGCCGCTTCATGATCGTTCCGACGACGGCGCTCTTGTTTTTCGGCGCGACGCTGAACGCGATCCCTTCGAGCAGCCCCTTGAGAAGGCCTTCGAGCGTTTCGCGCTGCTCTTGCAGATAGGCGCTCTTGACGATCAATCCCTGGCCCGAGAACGGAATGTCGGTTTGTTGCAGCTCCGCGATGATCGTGAAGCCCTTTTGCTTGAGCCTGCGGCTAAAAACACCGTCCAGCACGGTCGCGTCGATGCGGCCCGCTTCCAGAGCCTGCGTCAGAACCGTTTGATCGCCGATGGCGAGGAAATTGATATTGTCGCGGGCGGGATCCAGACCGACGTGCTCCAGTCCCAGAATGCCGGCCATCCAGATGGTGCCGCCGAGGCTCTGCACTCCGAAGCGCTTGCCGCGGAGATCCTTCGCGCTCTTGATGCTCGGCGCGGCGACGAGATCGTAGCCCAGCCGGTTGATCAGCGAGGCGATCATCTTGAGATCGGCCCCGCCGGCGACCGCCGCCATGACCGAAGTTCCTCCGGTGTAGCCGATCTGGACATCACCCACAGAAAGCGCCGCCACCAGGACCGGCGCCTGGCGGATGAAGATCGTGTTCGCCGCGACGCCGTTCTTGGCGAAGAATCCGTGTTCCTGCGCGACCCAGAGCGGCGCGACTCTGGCGTTCATCGCGGCGTGGGCGATGACGATTTTGGCAGGGGACGAGGCGGCTAGGGACTCAGCGCTGTAGGGCCAAAGCGTACAGGCGGCAAATACGATGACGAGAAGCTGGTCAGCCGGTGCTTTCATCGTCGAGCCGTAGAGGCGGGTTTCAAACCCGCCCCTACCTTAAGATTCCTCACAGGTTCAAAATCCGCGCGGCGTTCTCGCCGAGAATCTTGTCCTTTTGCTTCGCCGTGATGTCGTTTCTCGCGCGTATGCTGGAGACCGTGTGCGGATACTCGGAATCGAAGTGCGGGTAATCCGTCGCCATCAAGATGTGGTCCTCGCCCACTTCGGCGATCGGCCCGGTCAGGTCTTTCTCGTCCGCCTCGCAGGTGAAGTAACAGTTCCGCCGGACGTACTCCGAAGGCGGCATCGTGAGGCCGCCCTTGATTTGCGAGAAGTCCTGGGCCCATTCCCAATCGTCGTCCATTCGATGCATCCAGTAGAGCGGAAATTCCGCGCTGCATTCGAAAAACGCGACCTTGAGCTTGGGGAATTTCTCGAAGATGCCGCCGAGAACGAGAGCGATGAGCGCCGGCGTGCAGTTCATCGGCCGGCCGAGGACGTGGGTCTTGAAAAAATTGTCGAACCGGTCCACCAGCTCGCCGTTGCTGTTGGGATGGCAGAAGAGCGGCACGCCGAGATCCTCGGCCGTCTCGTAGTAGTCGTAATAGTCCGAGCTGTCGAGGTTGCGGCTGCCGCAATAAGAAACCAGATGGCCGGCTTTGAAGCCCAGCTCTTTGACCGAGCGCGTGAGCTCGCCGGCCATCGCCTCGGGATAGCCGGCGGGCGCCATCGCCACGGGAAGAAAAACATCTTCGTAGCCTTTGACCAGCTTGGCGACCCAGTCGTTGTAGCAGCGCGCAAGCTCGCGCCCCAGCGGGCCGATATTCTGCGTCGCGATGCTGATCTGCGTCGGGAAAATAATTTCCTTGTCGAGATTTTCCTTCTTGATCCCCTCGCGCCGTTTTTCCATGTCGTAGCCCGCCACCTGCCGCGCGGCGATCTCGCCGCCGCGCCAGCCGTAGTCGGGATCATATATATATGGATGGCTGTGCGCCGCGCGCCCCTGGGCGCTGATCGGGTCGAGCGAGTGGATAAATTTCCTCCTGTGCCCTTGGCCGTC
This genomic stretch from Candidatus Binatia bacterium harbors:
- a CDS encoding ABC transporter substrate-binding protein, which encodes MKAPADQLLVIVFAACTLWPYSAESLAASSPAKIVIAHAAMNARVAPLWVAQEHGFFAKNGVAANTIFIRQAPVLVAALSVGDVQIGYTGGTSVMAAVAGGADLKMIASLINRLGYDLVAAPSIKSAKDLRGKRFGVQSLGGTIWMAGILGLEHVGLDPARDNINFLAIGDQTVLTQALEAGRIDATVLDGVFSRRLKQKGFTIIAELQQTDIPFSGQGLIVKSAYLQEQRETLEGLLKGLLEGIAFSVAPKNKSAVVGTIMKRLKLSDPAVAEEGYQDVMKSVDRRPYPSIDGLRNIQRLMKTQTPAAQKVKVEEMVDDRILRRLDQSGFIDKLFEAYGVKN
- a CDS encoding amidohydrolase family protein; this encodes MIIDLDSHLRESYFLDEIYKLEGPWAKFTPVRVGDGQGHRRKFIHSLDPISAQGRAAHSHPYIYDPDYGWRGGEIAARQVAGYDMEKRREGIKKENLDKEIIFPTQISIATQNIGPLGRELARCYNDWVAKLVKGYEDVFLPVAMAPAGYPEAMAGELTRSVKELGFKAGHLVSYCGSRNLDSSDYYDYYETAEDLGVPLFCHPNSNGELVDRFDNFFKTHVLGRPMNCTPALIALVLGGIFEKFPKLKVAFFECSAEFPLYWMHRMDDDWEWAQDFSQIKGGLTMPPSEYVRRNCYFTCEADEKDLTGPIAEVGEDHILMATDYPHFDSEYPHTVSSIRARNDITAKQKDKILGENAARILNL